The region AAAAAGTACAAAAATCAGATTTTTCTTTTCCTATCAATCTGTATTTAAAAAATCCGGAAACAGAAAAAAAACTTCCCAACTATTCAAAAACAACTACAGGAAACAGCCCTCCAAAATATATTTTGTTTAAACGATTGAAGCTAGATCTGATTTAGGACCTGTCTCAAATCACTTTTAATTCAAATTATTAAACAAGTATACTTTCATGAATCATTATACAAAAAGCCAGAGTTATTATGCCGCTGGTTTATTTACGCTATCACTCCGCCTTGTCATTGGCTGGACTTACTTTTCAGCCTTTTGGCGCAGACTCGTCCTTGAAAACAAACTCATTCCAGACAAAGCGGGGTATATTGGAGAAAAGTTTAACCATTTCCTTCCGAATGCTTTAGGAATTAAACCTGTTATCGAATATCTTGTCACTCATCCCGATATTTTACAACATTCTATGATGGCTTTCACTATTATTGAAGCGATCGTTGGATTATTTATTATGTTAGGATTATTTACCCGACTGATGAGCATAGGCGTTTTCACACTTGCCATGGGAATTTTATTAGGTTCCGGATGGATCGGAACAACCTGCCTTGATGAATGGCAGATCGGTGTACTGGGAATTGCAGGCGGATTCACCCTTTTCCTTACCGGAAGCAGCTTTTATTCTGTTGATTATTATTTACTAAAAAACAGCTTCAGCTTTACTCACAAGAAATATTTTCCGTGGTTGCATTCAGGGGTTCTTCCTTTGTCAAATCTAAAACTATTTGTTTTCATAGGCTCTGTGATGATCTTCGGTTTGACTCTTTTTACCAATCAATATTTTCATGGAGGAGTCTGGGGAACACTACACAATAAGTCTGTGAAACCCAAGCTCGAAATCAGTAATGTTTTAATGCAGAATTCCGGTTTGTCTTTTACTGTTCAGCGTACCGAAGGAGTTGATGTGTATGGATCATTTCTCATTGGAATTTATATTTTAGATCAACACGGAAATAAGGTAAAGGAACTCAATATTAAAGAGCTTTCGGAGTTTCCAAAAGAGAATATTAAAAATCACTATGTAGCCAAAGTAAAACCGGGAAAGCATAGCTTAATTATCCCTTTAGGTTCTAAAGCTGATTTAAAAATCAATATAAATGATCTGCTCATGCAAAAAGAGAGCATTTATTCCTTACAACTGATTGACATTAGTGGAATTGAATGGAAAGCGCAGATTAATTAACGGTATAATTTAAGCCCGATTTTTTGATAAAAAATAAAACCAAAGCAATGTTTTTGCTTTGGTTTTTATTTTATTATGAGTAACAGAGAATATTATTTAAGCCATCTCATCTTGCCTTATTCTGAAAATCTCTTTGGCATTAAAAACAATCACCGCCAGGAATATGATTGAATAAGCAACAATCTGAATTCCTCCAAGTGCTTCATGATAAACCGCTCCCGCCAGAATAAATGCAATGATCGGATTGATATTGAGAATCATTCCTACTTTTGAAGAAGCAATTCCGGACATCGCGTACAAGTTTAAAAGCAACGGTACTATAGTGTACATAACGGCAATGATTTCAACATACAGATAGAATTTAAAATCAGTAGGAACCGGTCCTGAATATGATGGAAAGAACGGCAATAAAATGAGCGCAGCCAAGATCATGTGAAAATTCAAAACCAGGAATTTATCAAACTTGGAATTGACGCTTTGGGTAATCAAATAACAGGCGTAGGTAGAACCAATAATGCTGCTGTACAGCATATCTAAAAGGTTAGAGTAAGATAATAGAATACATCCTACTCCACTCAGAAAAACAGACAGCCATTGGAGTTTAGTGAGCTTTTCACGCAGAATAAAAAATGCAAGAATAGTTGTAATAATAGGGCACACCAGATAAGCCACCGAAGTCGCTCTTACACTTACATGGTTCATCACATAAATAAAAGAAAACCAATTTGCCGTGAGTAAGATACTGCTCAGAATATTTAAACCGATGATTTTCTGTTTACTCTTTTTATCAAGATTTGTAAAATATTTCAAATTCTCCTTCAGTTTCAGTCTTCTGAAAAGTACTGTTACCAAAGTCATAATAATGGCGCAGCTAAATACTCTGTAAAACAAAATATCCAAAGAAGCATAAGCGTGCAATGGTCTCAGAACGAGACTAAAAGTTCCCCAGGTTGCAAAGGCAAAAATGGCGGCTAAATAATATTTAAGGTGATTCAAGTGAAATTAAAATTTTTATTGATCTAAAAAAGAGTCAAAGATAGGCCTTTATTAGATATCTACATATTCAAGTCATTCATCATGTGAAATATTTTGCTTTAAATAGTATATAAACAAAAACCCTCTGAATTGTAAGTGTTCAGAGGGTTTTTATTAATGTAAATACGATTTAGTGTACGCCACTTAAATCTATTTTTTCTTTGCTCTTTCTTTCTTTAATGAAAAGGATAAACGGAATACAGATCAGGAATATCACTCCTAAATAAAGGAATACATCCATATAAGAGAGTACCGTCGCCTGTTTCGTTACCGATAAATCAAGCATTTTATACGCAGCGTTCAATGCTGCATCGGGAGTCATTCCTTTGGCTACAAAACTTGCTTTCAATGCATTTACTCTCTGCTGAACATCAAAGTCTGTGGAGTCCAAATGAGTGAGCAGATTTACCCTGTATTTCTGGCTTGCATTGGCAATGAATGTGGTAATGGCTGCGATCCCGAAAGATCCTCCAAGCTGTCTCATCATCCCTGTGAAAGCCGCTCCCTGACCAATTTCCTGACCTTTCAGTGTACTTAAAGACAATGAAGTAATCGGAATAAATAAAAGTCCCAGACCAGCTCCTCTTACAATCAACATCCAGAAGAAAGCATCTTTACTGGTATCGGGAGTCAGAATTTTATATCCCCAGAAACTGTAAATAAAGAATATAAATAATCCTAAAGAAACAAGAATCTGTTGTTTGGCACCTTTGGATAACAATCTACCAATGATAGGCATCATAAAGGCGGTAGTCAATGCAGCAGGAATCATCAAAGCTCCCGACTGAAGCGCCGTCCATCCCAAAATACTCTGGGTATACAACGGAACAATAAAGGTAGAGCCATACAAACCGAATCCTAATACAAAGGACATGACGGTACCGATCCTCAGATTACTGTTCTTTAAAACCCTGAGCTCTACAATCGGATATTTGAACGTAAGCTCCCTCCAGATGAATAAGATAAATCCTAATACTGCAGATATGGTGAACGTTACAATCCATCCACTTGCAAACCAGTCTTCCTCATGACCTCTTTCCAGAATATACTGTAACGATCCAACGGTAATTGCCAATAAACCAATTCCTATCCAGTCAACATCCGAAGCTTTACGTTTTTCTGCATATTTAGGACTTTTCACAAACTGAAGCGTCATTAAAGTCGCAGCAATCCCGATAGGAATATTAATGTAGAAAATATATGGCCAGCTGAAGTTATCAACGATATATCCTCCAAGAGGTGGACCCAAAGTTGGGCCGATAATTACTCCTAAACCATAAATAGCCTGAGCCATACTTCTTTTTTCAACCGGATAAGATTCCGTAATGATCGTTTGAGAAGTTACCAGAAGAGCTCCCCCTCCTATTCCCTGCATCAATCTGAAAAATACCAGTTCCCAAATATTTGTTGCATTCCCACATAGGAATGAAAAGATGGTAAAGATGATAATGGAAGCAGCAAAATAATTTCTTCGCCCGAACTGCTGGGAAAGCCAGCTCGTCATTGGTACAATAATTACGTTACCTATGGCATAAGCCGTAATTACCCAACCTACTTCAGAAAGTGTAGCTCCCAGATTTCCCTTCATTTCATTGAGGGCAACGTTCACAATCGTGGAGTCCACAATTTCCAGTAGTGCACAAAGAATCGCTGTAATCGTAATGATTACTCTTCGGGCACCGTATTCTACTAATGAATCTTGCATAGTTATTTTAACGATGTAAAAAAGTGAATTGTCAATGGTCAGTCTACTTTGTTGTCAATTTTACTACTTCATTTCACGCTGCATCACTGACCTCTTCTTATAAAACCCATCTCAACTGCATTTCAATTTACGACTTCATTTCATATTCATCATTGACCTGCCTCCGCAAAATTGACAATTCACTTATATATTATTTCAACGAAACTTCTGCTTTCACGTTCATTCCTGTTCTCAATCTTTTTGCAATGTCTTTATCAAGATTTACAAAGTCAATTTTTACAGGAAGTCTCTGCACTACTTTTACGAAGTTACCACTTGCGTTATCCGGAGGCAGAATAGAGAACGTAGCTCCTGTTGCAGGAGAGAATGAGCTTACTACTCCTTCAAATTCTTTTCCAGGGAAAGCATCGATTTCAATTTTTACTTTCTGGCCTTCCACCATTTTATCAACCTGAGTTTCCTTGAAATTGGCCACTACCCATTTCTGATCGTTTTTAACCAAAGCAAATAACTGAGAACCTGCCTGTAAATATTGTCCTGCCTGAATCGGAACTTTTCCAACATATCCGTCTTCAGGAGCAAGGATTACTGTATAAGATAAGTTTAGTTTTGCATTTTCTACATCTACTTCTCTCTGTTTTGCAACAGATCCTGCAACACTGATTTGTTGAGAACTCGCTGCCGTTTGAGAAGATGCAACATTAGTTTGCTGAGCAATTTGGTTTTTCTGGTCAATTAAAACCTGTAACTGTCTGTCAGCAGATTGTTTTGCCGCTAAAGCCTGCTCATATTGCTGTTCTGTAATAGAATGGTCTTTTACCAATACTGAATATCTTTTTAAATCCTGGCCTGTTTTCCAAACATTTACTTTAGCTGCTTCAATCTGTGCGTTTGCAGTCGTTACCGCAGCTTCTGAAGTATTAATGTTTTTAGAGGTTGCTGTAGTGGTAGCTTCTGCGTTTGCAATATTGCTTTTTGCAGTTGTCAAAGCTGCCTGAGCCTGTTCAAGAGCCATTTTCTGATCTCTGTTATCCAAAATAACCAATGTATCTCCTTTCTTTACGAATTGGTTATCTTTTACTTTAACTTCTGTTACATATCCTGAAATTTTAGAAATTACAGGTGCCAAGTTTGAAGCGATCTGAGCATCATCAGTTTCTTCATGAACCTGCCCGTAAGAATACGTTTTATAACCGTAGATTCCTCCACCGATTAAAACAACCGCCAAGATGATTGGGAAAACTAAACTTTTTTTCTTTTTAGGTTCAGCCGCTTGTGTATTATTATTTTCCATTGTTGGTATAGTTCTTAATTATTTAATTGTTAAAGTTCCTGTAGTTTGCAATAGTTTTCTGTATGCCAACGCTGCGTCTGCCTTCGCATTGATTACTCCCACATTTGCCTCAATCTGAGCTGCATCTGCATCCAGTAATTCCGTCATGGTTGCCAAACCGTTGTCATATTTATTTTTTGTGATTCTGTAATTTTCATTAGCCTGTTCCGCAGATTTTTCGAAAACAGCGATCCTCTTTTTAGAGTAATCTGTATTCTGATATTCTCTGTTTACATCAAGCTTGATGTTGTCATTTAACAATTCGTTGGTTGCAGACAACTGCATTTCTCTGGCTTTGGATTGTTTGTATGCAGAATTTTCTTTCCAGATATTTGATAAATTGTAAGAAATTCCAACCCCAACATTTACAGCATTGTAAATTGTTAAAAACTTAGGAATATCTGCTGCAACATATCCTCCTGTAAATGCAATGGAAGGAAGGTTTTCCGCTTTTGCTGCTTTTGTTCCCAATGCAGCCGCCTGTCTTTGCTTATCCAAAGCCTGAAGATCTTTACGATTTTCTTTGGCTGCGTTTACATAGAAGTCAACAGGTTTTACGTCCTCTCCTTCTTCTATATAATTTTGATCTACTTCAATTTCTGTAGTTTCTGGAAGTCCCAACAATAAATCCATATTGATATTGGCAATATTGTAATTATTTTTGGCTTCCAATAATTGCAACTCTATATTTGAAGTCTGCAGGTTGGCCTTTAAACGGTCATTTCTTGCAATAACTCCATTATTTTCAAGCTTAAGGAAAGTTTCGTCTCTTTTTTGAGAAGCAGTAAGGTTTTCTTCTAAAACTTTAATAGACTGATTGGCTTTAAATAAATTATTATAGGCCTGAGCAACGTTATAAGCAATTGCCGTTTTGTCATTTTCAGTGTTCAGTTTTGAGGCTTCCACCAAATACTTTGCAGACTGAATTCCGTATTTAATTCTTCCTCCGCTGTAGATAGGAACGCTGAGGTTAGCTGTTCCGTAAAGCACCTGATGCACTTCCGGGCTGCTTCCTCCTCCTGAAAGTCCGGGAAGCTTAATATTCACATTTGGCTTATTAGGAAGATACATATAGCTTCCTGAAACCTTCAGCTCCGGTAATTGTTTGTTTTTTGCTTCCAAAAGGTCTGCTGTAGCTTCTTCAATCTTTGCAGCATCAATCTTCAGATTTTTACTGTTCTGGATTCCCAATTGCACAGCTTCATCAAGAGTAAGTGTTTTTTTCTCCTGAGCATTTGCGTTTGCAAACCCTACGAATAGAGCTAATGCAAGGACTGAGTTATTTATTTTCTTCATAACCTAAAAGGTCTTTTAGTAAATATTTAATATGTTTATTAAGTTCTGTGTAATATTTTTCATCAAAAACTTCTTCTTCTTCCGTATCGTTCAGGAATTCCTTATACATTTCTTTAG is a window of Candidatus Chryseobacterium colombiense DNA encoding:
- a CDS encoding TQO small subunit DoxD — protein: MNHYTKSQSYYAAGLFTLSLRLVIGWTYFSAFWRRLVLENKLIPDKAGYIGEKFNHFLPNALGIKPVIEYLVTHPDILQHSMMAFTIIEAIVGLFIMLGLFTRLMSIGVFTLAMGILLGSGWIGTTCLDEWQIGVLGIAGGFTLFLTGSSFYSVDYYLLKNSFSFTHKKYFPWLHSGVLPLSNLKLFVFIGSVMIFGLTLFTNQYFHGGVWGTLHNKSVKPKLEISNVLMQNSGLSFTVQRTEGVDVYGSFLIGIYILDQHGNKVKELNIKELSEFPKENIKNHYVAKVKPGKHSLIIPLGSKADLKININDLLMQKESIYSLQLIDISGIEWKAQIN
- a CDS encoding EamA family transporter; this encodes MNHLKYYLAAIFAFATWGTFSLVLRPLHAYASLDILFYRVFSCAIIMTLVTVLFRRLKLKENLKYFTNLDKKSKQKIIGLNILSSILLTANWFSFIYVMNHVSVRATSVAYLVCPIITTILAFFILREKLTKLQWLSVFLSGVGCILLSYSNLLDMLYSSIIGSTYACYLITQSVNSKFDKFLVLNFHMILAALILLPFFPSYSGPVPTDFKFYLYVEIIAVMYTIVPLLLNLYAMSGIASSKVGMILNINPIIAFILAGAVYHEALGGIQIVAYSIIFLAVIVFNAKEIFRIRQDEMA
- a CDS encoding DHA2 family efflux MFS transporter permease subunit, with protein sequence MQDSLVEYGARRVIITITAILCALLEIVDSTIVNVALNEMKGNLGATLSEVGWVITAYAIGNVIIVPMTSWLSQQFGRRNYFAASIIIFTIFSFLCGNATNIWELVFFRLMQGIGGGALLVTSQTIITESYPVEKRSMAQAIYGLGVIIGPTLGPPLGGYIVDNFSWPYIFYINIPIGIAATLMTLQFVKSPKYAEKRKASDVDWIGIGLLAITVGSLQYILERGHEEDWFASGWIVTFTISAVLGFILFIWRELTFKYPIVELRVLKNSNLRIGTVMSFVLGFGLYGSTFIVPLYTQSILGWTALQSGALMIPAALTTAFMMPIIGRLLSKGAKQQILVSLGLFIFFIYSFWGYKILTPDTSKDAFFWMLIVRGAGLGLLFIPITSLSLSTLKGQEIGQGAAFTGMMRQLGGSFGIAAITTFIANASQKYRVNLLTHLDSTDFDVQQRVNALKASFVAKGMTPDAALNAAYKMLDLSVTKQATVLSYMDVFLYLGVIFLICIPFILFIKERKSKEKIDLSGVH
- a CDS encoding HlyD family secretion protein, with the protein product MENNNTQAAEPKKKKSLVFPIILAVVLIGGGIYGYKTYSYGQVHEETDDAQIASNLAPVISKISGYVTEVKVKDNQFVKKGDTLVILDNRDQKMALEQAQAALTTAKSNIANAEATTTATSKNINTSEAAVTTANAQIEAAKVNVWKTGQDLKRYSVLVKDHSITEQQYEQALAAKQSADRQLQVLIDQKNQIAQQTNVASSQTAASSQQISVAGSVAKQREVDVENAKLNLSYTVILAPEDGYVGKVPIQAGQYLQAGSQLFALVKNDQKWVVANFKETQVDKMVEGQKVKIEIDAFPGKEFEGVVSSFSPATGATFSILPPDNASGNFVKVVQRLPVKIDFVNLDKDIAKRLRTGMNVKAEVSLK
- a CDS encoding TolC family protein, which gives rise to MKKINNSVLALALFVGFANANAQEKKTLTLDEAVQLGIQNSKNLKIDAAKIEEATADLLEAKNKQLPELKVSGSYMYLPNKPNVNIKLPGLSGGGSSPEVHQVLYGTANLSVPIYSGGRIKYGIQSAKYLVEASKLNTENDKTAIAYNVAQAYNNLFKANQSIKVLEENLTASQKRDETFLKLENNGVIARNDRLKANLQTSNIELQLLEAKNNYNIANINMDLLLGLPETTEIEVDQNYIEEGEDVKPVDFYVNAAKENRKDLQALDKQRQAAALGTKAAKAENLPSIAFTGGYVAADIPKFLTIYNAVNVGVGISYNLSNIWKENSAYKQSKAREMQLSATNELLNDNIKLDVNREYQNTDYSKKRIAVFEKSAEQANENYRITKNKYDNGLATMTELLDADAAQIEANVGVINAKADAALAYRKLLQTTGTLTIK